A single Anopheles funestus chromosome 2RL, idAnoFuneDA-416_04, whole genome shotgun sequence DNA region contains:
- the LOC125761933 gene encoding LIM/homeobox protein Lhx3 isoform X3, translating to MEMLKLMMNTGDYLCGLSNGVNNNNNNNHNNNNNNNNVEDIKKDQQRTRSPDYRVPPINLDELPEVLLSTIPKCGGCHELILDRFILKVSDRTWHAKCLQCSECRVQLNEKCFARNGQLFCKDDFFKRYGTKCAACDLGIPPTQVVRRAQDNVYHLQCFMCSMCSRQLNTGDEFYLMEDCKLICKPDYEAAKAKGLYLSDGSLDGESSNKRPRTTITAKQLETLKSAYNSSPKPARHVREQLSQDTGLDMRVVQVWFQNRRAKEKRLKKDAGRTRWSQYFRSMKGTSSPSRHDKLLDKDELKIDLDSFSHHDLSNDSYSTSNMGLEDGASPHSARGSYIHGNGSPPPYLSSHSPPPMGAGHPYGSYPDNIVYTPLGQPLSSMHPGARRPGLHGSAVSDLSNDSSPAHGYPDFPPSPDSWLGDCPPPQTQLPATGAPVAPSVQPPQAPPPLGVLGQQPPQNGTSALHY from the exons aTGGAAATGTTAAAGCTGATGATGAACACCGGCGACTACTTGTGCGGATTGAGCAATGgtgtgaataataataataacaacaaccataataataataacaacaacaacaatgtgGAGGATATCAAGAAGGATCAGCAGCGTACCCGCAGTCCGGATTATCGCGTACCGCCGATTAATCTCGACGAATTACCGGAAGTGTTGCTGT CAACTATTCCAAAGTGTGGCGGTTGTCACGAACTCATACTGGACCGGTTCATCCTCAAGGTGTCCGACCGTACGTGGCACGCCAAATGTCTCCAGTGCAGCGAGTGCCGCGTGCAGCTGAACGAAAAGTGTTTCGCCCGCAACGGTCAACTGTTTTGCAAGGACGATTTCTTCAA GCGTTACGGGACGAAATGTGCCGCGTGTGATCTTGGTATACCGCCGACGCAAGTGGTCCGACGGGCACAGGACAATGTGTACCATCTGCAGTGTTTCATGTGTTCGATGTGCTCGAGGCAGCTTAACACGGGCGACGAGTTCTACCTGATGGAAGACTGTAAGCTGATTTGTAAGCCCGATTATGAAGCAGCTAAGGCTAAAg GTCTTTACCTCTCCGATGGTTCACTGGATGGGGAGTCATCGAACAAGCGACCGAGAACTACCATCACTGCCAAGCAGTTGGAAACCTTGAAAAGCGCCTACAACAGCAGTCCCAAGCCGGCGCGACACGTCCGGGAACAGCTTTCTCAAGACACCGGTCTAGATATGCGTGTCGTGCAGGTGTGGTTTCAAAACAG acgagcgaaagaaaaaaggttgaaaaagGATGCTGGCCGTACTAGATGGAGTCAGTACTTCCGCTCGATGAAGGGAACTTCCTCGCCCAGCCGGCATGATAAGCTGCTCGATAAGGATGAGCTGAAGATCGATCTCGATAGTTTCAGTCATCATG ACCTCAGTAACGATAGCTACAGTACGTCCAATATGGGCCTGGAGGACGGTGCTTCACCGCACAGTGCCCGAGGGTCTTACATCCACGGCAACGGTAGTCCCCCGCCGTACCTTTCCAGCCACTCGCCTCCGCCCATGGGAGCCGGCCACCCGTACGGTTCCTACCCGGACAATATCGTCTACACACCACTAG GTCAACCACTAAGCTCGATGCACCCTGGTGCTCGCCGCCCTGGGCTACACGGTAGCGCAGTGTCGGACCTCAGCAACGATTCTAGTCCCGCGCACGGCTATCCTGACTTTCCGCCCAGTCCCGACTCCTGGCTCGGTGACTGTCCGCCACCGCAAACGCAGCTTCCAGCTACCGGGGCACCGGTGGCACCCTCCGTACAACCGCCACAGGCACCGCCACCGCTCGGGGTGCTCGGGCAGCAACCGCCCCAGAATGGAACGTCCGCCCTGCACTACTGA
- the LOC125761925 gene encoding protein phosphatase PHLPP-like protein: MVVSTSTPIGGMTNGVTQGMGSILRTYKPRTPRGSVSKFPSAGKLAVISADINYESIPGDGGSDGNNNRLQRVLDYDVDDGDGKQLVKFNADEQECSKWPDGLEERIDTKAAYRFADTGVRSVGERVRDGSCSGSSSGVIIGKPVNLMLSKMSLLWNTSGWLRIYCGPDRSAISAEDRSRMIHVVTTATTLDVVKDMNLPADYTLWVQIGGGRTRRLEENEYPLLVQEEFLKSLGYFDESRRARLGIDPELKYLIRFHIGPAEIPMCKGVLRSGTVELLKGLMYPQWRRRHLAIVGSKLIVYHGNASFSPEVYELAGANVFEHAPCDNRLMIKIVPKGGSSSSARDSLDRDSSLTSVEFIDCSGTVGVYPGSAMAIGNQVATAERETVLFLGFRESWERDQWSVWLSVDEPDRSTSQRLDLDDSGLQQIPDVFLQAPTAVEELLAGRNKLQEIALRALGQFTYLKVLRLNGNALKEFPDNLYSLRNLRLLDLSENEIRKLPDSISALKSLEEFTIERNELRELPDSLKGLSSLRILNAAYNQLEQLPSFMVNNMRSMTLFQRNDSLRNGHLQHRDASQKSDEKPDIPLTKVNLRGNQLKGSIILGNYGLLTQLDVSENSIEVMDLSALDKLETIQCCRNSLRELTLSGRNLHSLIAGNNNLTKISVRATPTNLKHMDLSFNCLQELPDWLVGCHQLRTLYANNNQIHTISEHLLNNEHATIQTLHLAYNQLTSFPPMVKRKLPLQKLYLQCNLIEDLPENFFIACERLTILNVSSNKLMTLPIIFGSSCSLERLYATNNSLTDRVLDSLICLPRLRVLHLGYNLLTTMPETCISCWGDLEELVISGNKLRHLPENLANMANLRVLRVHSNQLQSVPSLGRTITLRVLDLAHNQLDKVNIASLVPRNLQFLDLSGNRQLQVDAQQLQACRTQRPMALVDVSGKNRPSLPTAPLPYQEHEDYEPCWKVGFAETSGCLPKLCIAQLRLPAFCNSEGLFGLFDGESGNGVPNLLVKAIPKILLEERTVKETANDYMKYTLLSAHRELKQRGQQEAVNVTLCHIARSRLPTEAMSYLPQTVASGRKFILRVATVGESSAVLIKHNRCVLLNKGSPSRKLGLSANFPVTVPDPEVQEVVLSDADEYLVLGNRKLWEVITMETVAEEIRKEENILLAAKRVQDIAQSYGAEENLSVMIIRFNNLGTDVDFLMRELRQTIRKKPTLIQGGTGVISGFCKCGCCCETNNSCCHSAAAVQFVRHPSGRSDRSSPSGQSDQTSGSETVTRHGLPRTKGLDVVGSSTGGGSMVSRRPNATYLANERRSLRGGVVRAVRAKIEEEKEKEGMDESDSAMSEEQFKCWEYMLEQNTQLLFDKELNTISRGFVAKRTGTLGNGMSETGTNSSGSSGSGTSNLTKLQLKNLSTSSPQLAQLESDSGLNSSLASGYSGTMMTTARATPFLSKQFGSTRSFHPSSSQSYFKPIQYNTPAHGGASRPRPINTGPNAAYFGSLQRLMPYNLEYDAATAQDRYGSNGNILERDSTLELDTIDPDGGRMRQYWGVATTEL; the protein is encoded by the exons ATGGTGGTGAGCACGAGCACCCCTATCGGGGGTATGACAAATGGTGTGACCCAGGGAATGGGATCGATCTTGCGCACGTACAAACCGCGCACGCCACGCGGATCCGTATCAAAGTTCCCCAGTGCCGGTAAGCTTGCTGTGATTAGTGCGGATATCAATTACGAATCCATCCCCGGCGATGGTGGTAGCGATGGTAACAATAACCGTCTGCAAAGGGTGCTAGATTATGATgtggatgatggtgatgggaaACAACTGGTAAAGTTCAATGCAGATGAGCAAGAGTGTTCCAAGTGGCCAGATGGTTTGGAGGAGCGTATCGATACGAAGGCTGCATATCGGTTTGCCGATACGGGTGTGCGTTCTGTTGGTGAGCGAGTACGGGATGGTTCGTGCTCCGGGTCGTCGTCCGGTGTTATTATCGGCAAACCGGTCAACTTGATGCTGTCGAAGATGTCGCTACTGTGGAACACGAGCGGTTGGTTGCGGATCTACTGCGGCCCGGATCGTAGTGCGATCAGTGCGGAGGATCGTAGCCGGATGATACATGTGGTCACGACGGCCACCACCCTAGACGTGGTGAAAGATATGAATTTGCCGGCTGATTACACGCTCTGG GTCCAGATCGGTGGTGGCCGTACGAGACGGTTGGAGGAAAACGAGTACCCACTGTTGGTGCAGGAGGAATTCTTGAAGTCGCTCGGTTACTTCGACGAATCGCGCCGGGCCCGGCTCGGTATCGATCCAGAGCTAAAGTATCTGATCCGGTTTCACATAGGCCCGGCCGAGATACCGATGTGCAAGGGTGTGTTGCGTTCGGGCACGGTCGAGCTGCTCAAAGGGTTAATGTATCCGCAGTGGCGCCGCCGTCATTTGGCGATCGTTGGCAGCAAACTGATCGTCTATCATG GAAATGCATCCTTCTCGCCGGAAGTGTACGAGTTGGCCGGTGCGAATGTGTTCGAGCATGCACCGTGCGACAATCGGTTAATGATCAAGATCGTACCGAAGGGTGGCAGTTCGTCCAGTGCGCGCGATAGTCTCGACCGTGATTCGTCCCTGACCAGTGTGGAGTTTATCGATTGTTCCGGTACGGTTGGTGTGTATCCCGGATCGGCGATGGCCATCGGCAACCAGGTAGCGACAGCCGAACGGGAAACGGTACTGTTCCTGGGCTTCCGTGAGTCTTGGGAGCGTGACCAGTGGAGCGTCTGGCTGTCGGTG GACGAACCGGACCGGAGCACCAGTCAACGGTTGGATCTGGATGATTCCGGTTTGCAGCAGATACCGGACGTCTTTCTGCAAGCACCGACTGCTGTCGAGGAGTTGCTTGCTGGTCGTAACAAGCTGCAGGAGATTGCCCTACGAGCGTTGGGCCAGTTTACGTACCTGAAAGTGTTGCGCTTGAACGGGAATGCTCTGAAAGAATTTCCCGACAATTTGTACAGCTTACGGAACTTGCGGCTGTTGGATTTGAGTGAGAACGAAATACGTAAGCTGCCGGATAGTATTAGTGCACTTAAGAG CCTGGAAGAGTTTACAATCGAAAGGAATGAATTACGCGAGCTTCCAGACAGCCTAAAAGGACTCTCGAGCTTAAGAATCTTGAATGCGGCCTACAATCAACTGGAACAGTTACCATCCTTCATGGTGAACAACATGCGCTCGATGACTCTGTTT CAACGAAACGATTCACTTCGAAATGGACACCTGCAGCATCGGGATGCGTCCCAAAAGAGCGACGAAAAGCCAGACATACCGCTGACCAAGGTGAACCTTCGAGGTAACCAACTCAAAGGAAGCATTATTCTCGGAAACTATGGA CTTCTAACGCAGCTAGATGTCAGTGAAAATTCGATTGAGGTTATGGATCTGTCGGCGCTAGACAAGCTGGAAACGATCCAATGCTGCCGGAACAGTTTACGAGAGCTTACGCTAAGCGGACGGAATCTGCACTCTTTGATAGCGGGCAATAATA ATCTCACCAAAATATCCGTCCGAGCTACACCGACCAACCTGAAGCACATGGATCTTAGCTTCAACTGTCTGCAGGAACTACCcgattggttggttggttgccaCCAGCTAAGAACGCTGTACGCAAACAACAATCAGATCCATACGATTTCGGAGCATCTGCTTAACAACGAACATGCGACGATCCAGACATTGCACCTTGCCTACAACCAGTTGACCAGTTTTCCACCGATGGTGAAACGGAAACTTCCCCTGCAGAAACTCTACCTGCAGTGTAATCTGATCGAGGATTTGcccgaaaatttcttcatcGCATGCGAGCGTTTGACGATCTTGAACGTGTCGAGCAACAAACTGATGACGTTGCCGATCATTTTCGGTTCCAGCTGTAGTTTGGAGCGGCTGTACGCTACCAACAACTCGCTCACCGATCGTGTGCTGGACTCGCTCATATGCTTGCCTCGTTTGCGGGTGCTTCATCTGGGATATAATCTGTTAACGACCATGCCCGAGACGTGCATTAGCTGCTGGGGTGATCTGGAGGAGCTGGTGATTTCGGGTAATAAGCTGCGCCATCTACCGGAGAACCTTGCCAACATGGCAAATCTGAGAGTGTTGCGAGTCCATTCGAACCAGCTACAATCGGTACCCAGTTTGGGTAGGACAATAACGCTCCGAGTGTTGGATCTTGCCCACAATCAGCTGGACAAGGTAAACATTGCGTCGTTGGTACCGCGCAACCTGCAGTTCCTGGATCTGTCGGGCAACAGGCAGCTGCAGGTGGATGCACAACAGCTACAAGCATGTAGAACACAGCGCCCAATGGCTCTGGTGGATGTCTCGGGGAAGAATCGGCCCTCACTTCCTACGGCCCCATTACCGTACCAGGAGCACGAAGATTACGAACCCTGCTGGAAGGTAGGGTTCGCCGAGACGAGCGGTTGTCTGCCTAAGTTAtgtattgcacaacttcgatTACCTGCATTTTGTAACTCCGAGGGTCTATTTGGATTGTTTGATGGTGAATCAGGCAATGGTGTACCGAACCTGCTGGTGAAGGCAATCCCGAAGATACTACTCGAGGAACGAACTGTGAAGGAAACGGCGAACGACTACATGAAGTACACGCTACTGTCGGCACATCGAGAGCTGAAGCAACGTGGTCAGCAGGAAGCGGTGAACGTTACGCTCTGTCACATTGCCCGCAGTCGACTTCCTACGGAAGCGATGAGCTATCTTCCCCAAACGGTAGCGAGTGGACGTAAGTTTATCCTTCGTGTAGCGACCGTTGGAGAGAGTTCCGCCGTGCTGATCAAGCACAATCGTTGTGTTTTGCTGAACAAGGGAAGTCCGTCGAGAAAGCTGGGACTTAGTGCTAACTTCCCCGTTACTGTGCCTGATCCGGAGGTGCAGGAGGTGGTACTGAGCGATGCGGACGAGTATCTGGTGCTGGGGAATAGAAAACTTTGGGAAGTGATCACGATGGAAACAGTTGCGGAGGAAATTCGCAAGGAGGAGAACATTTTGCTAGCGGCAAAGCGTGTACAGGACATTGCCCAGAGTTATGGGGCGGAGGAGAATCTCAGCGTGATGATCATTCGGTTCAACAATCTCGGTACGGATGTTGACTTCTTGATGCGTGAGTTGCGTCAAACGATCCGCAAGAAACCGACCCTGATACAGGGTGGAACCGGTGTGATATCGGGGTTTTGTAAGTGTGGCTGTTGTTGCGAGACGAACAATAGCTGCTGTCACTCGGCGGCAGCAGTACAGTTCGTGCGTCACCCTTCAGGCCGAAGCGATCGATCATCGCCCAGTGGACAAAGCGATCAGACGAGCGGCAGTGAAACGGTTACTCGGCACGGATTACCTCGCACGAAGGGTTTGGATGTGGTTGGATCGTCTACAGGTGGAGGTTCCATGGTTAGTCGACGGCCGAATGCAACTTATCTGGCGAACGAACGACGGAGCCTGCGGGGTGGCGTTGTACGTGCCGTTCGTGCTAAAATTgaggaggagaaggaaaaggaaggcATGGACGAGTCCGATTCGGCCATGTCGGAGGAACAGTTCAAGTGTTGGGAGTACATGCTCGAACAGAACACACAGCTCCTGTTCGACAAGGAGCTCAACACCATCTCGCGGGGGTTTGTCGCGAAACGGACAGGAACGCTCGGAAACGGAATGTCCGAAACTGGAACCAACTCGTCCGGATCTTCCGGATCCGGGACAAGCAATCTCACGAAGCTACAGCTAAAGAACCTCTCCACCAGTTCGCCCCAACTGGCACAGCTCGAGAGCGATAGTGGATTGAACTCTTCGTTGGCCAGTGGGTATAGTGGCACGATGATGACCACCGCCCGTGCGACACCATTCCTTTCGAAACAGTTCGGATCAACGCGCTCTTTTCATCCGTCTTCCTCCCAAAGTTACTTCAAACCGATTCAGTACAACACGCCCGCTCACGGAGGCGCATCACGACCGCGGCCTATTAACACCGGTCCGAATGCGGCTTACTTCGGATCGCTACAGCGGCTGATGCCTTACAACCTTGAGTACGATGCAGCTACCGCGCAGGATCGTTACGGTTCGAATGGCAATATTCTCGAGCGGGACAGTACACTAGAGCTGGACACGATTGATCCGGATGGTGGGCGAATGCGACAGTACTGGGGTGTTGCAACGACGGAACTGTAA